From the genome of Streptomyces sp. NBC_01317, one region includes:
- a CDS encoding glycosyltransferase family 2 protein, whose protein sequence is MICVYTEDRWEDILAAVDSVRHQSLPALEILVVVDHHPALLERLRVEYGEFAARGEVRVLANAGVRGLSAGRNTGIAAARGEIVAFLDDDAVAERDWLRFFDESYDDPRVLAVGGRTLPAWASGRRPVWFPEEFDWVVGCTYRGLPEGKARVRNVLGGNASFRRSAFDAAGGFATGIGRDGDKRPLGCEETELCIRLARAVPDAVLLIDDRALIRHKVPEARERFGYFRTRAYAEGLSKALVARSVGAGKGLESERRYTTRVLPAGVVRGLRDAVRGRPGGLGRAGAIVVGVSAAVGGYLLGSYRARGGGATFSSGPIERTGRLGSPRGAVA, encoded by the coding sequence GTGATCTGCGTCTACACCGAGGACCGCTGGGAGGACATCCTCGCGGCGGTCGACTCGGTGCGCCATCAGTCCCTGCCCGCGCTGGAGATCCTTGTCGTGGTCGATCACCACCCCGCTCTGCTGGAGCGACTCCGGGTGGAGTACGGGGAGTTCGCGGCGCGCGGGGAGGTGCGGGTGCTCGCCAACGCGGGGGTCCGCGGCCTCTCCGCGGGCCGCAACACCGGGATCGCCGCCGCCCGGGGCGAGATCGTGGCGTTCCTCGACGACGACGCCGTGGCCGAGCGGGACTGGCTGCGGTTCTTCGACGAGTCGTACGACGATCCGCGGGTGCTGGCGGTCGGCGGGCGCACGCTGCCCGCCTGGGCGTCGGGCCGCAGGCCGGTGTGGTTCCCCGAGGAGTTCGACTGGGTCGTCGGCTGTACGTACCGGGGCCTGCCCGAGGGGAAGGCCCGGGTCCGTAACGTCCTGGGCGGGAACGCGTCCTTCCGGCGCTCGGCGTTCGACGCCGCCGGTGGGTTCGCGACGGGCATCGGGCGCGACGGCGACAAGCGGCCCCTGGGGTGCGAGGAGACGGAGTTGTGCATCCGGCTCGCCAGGGCCGTACCGGACGCGGTGCTGCTGATCGACGACCGGGCGCTGATCCGGCACAAGGTCCCCGAGGCACGGGAGCGGTTCGGGTACTTCCGTACCCGCGCCTACGCCGAGGGGCTCTCGAAGGCACTGGTGGCCCGAAGTGTCGGCGCGGGCAAGGGACTTGAGTCCGAACGGCGCTACACCACCCGGGTGCTGCCCGCCGGGGTGGTACGGGGTCTGCGCGACGCGGTACGGGGCCGGCCCGGCGGCCTGGGGCGGGCCGGCGCGATCGTGGTCGGCGTCTCGGCGGCCGTCGGCGGCTATCTGCTGGGGAGTTACCGGGCGCGCGGGGGCGGGGCCACGTTCTCGTCGGGCCCGATCGAGAGGACGGGGCGCCTCGGCAGCCCCAGGGGAGCCGTGGCGTGA
- a CDS encoding glycosyltransferase family 2 protein — translation MSSFVRPALPGEDPLTARSRNSAGSAQTHAVRNGSHRTARPYRPVSLHLAIAPPVSVVIPAMNEAENLPYVFKTLPDWIHEVVLVDGRSTDNTVRVARELRPDVKVVTQRGKGKGDALISGFAACTGDIIVMIDADGSADGNEIVSYVSALVSGADFAKGSRFANGGGTDDMTPIRRLGNRALCAVVNAKFGARYTDLCYGYNAFWRRCLDDITLDCTGFEVETLMNIRVVQAGLKVQEIPSHEFDRIHGVSNLRAVRDGLRVLKVILREKGVPRATRRRPAGLRITALRGEVS, via the coding sequence GTGAGCTCTTTTGTGCGCCCGGCCCTGCCGGGCGAAGATCCGTTAACGGCGCGGTCGCGGAATTCAGCCGGTTCCGCGCAGACGCACGCTGTCAGGAACGGGTCCCATCGAACAGCGCGTCCGTACCGCCCGGTCTCACTCCATCTGGCGATCGCTCCGCCCGTGAGCGTCGTCATCCCGGCCATGAACGAGGCGGAGAACCTTCCGTACGTCTTCAAGACCCTGCCCGACTGGATCCACGAAGTGGTCCTGGTGGACGGCAGATCGACCGACAACACCGTCCGGGTGGCCCGCGAACTGCGGCCGGACGTCAAGGTCGTCACCCAGCGCGGCAAGGGCAAGGGGGACGCGCTGATCAGCGGGTTCGCCGCCTGCACCGGGGACATCATCGTGATGATCGACGCGGACGGCTCGGCCGACGGCAACGAGATCGTGTCCTACGTCTCCGCGCTGGTCTCCGGGGCCGACTTCGCCAAGGGCTCGCGGTTCGCCAACGGCGGTGGCACGGACGACATGACGCCGATCCGCCGGCTCGGCAACCGCGCCCTGTGCGCGGTCGTCAACGCCAAGTTCGGCGCGCGGTACACCGATCTCTGCTACGGCTACAACGCGTTCTGGCGGCGCTGCCTGGACGACATCACCCTCGACTGCACGGGCTTCGAGGTCGAGACGCTGATGAACATCCGGGTCGTGCAGGCCGGGTTGAAGGTGCAGGAGATCCCGAGCCACGAGTTCGACCGGATCCACGGGGTCAGCAATCTGCGGGCCGTCAGGGACGGACTCCGTGTCCTCAAGGTGATCCTCCGGGAGAAGGGCGTTCCGCGCGCCACGCGGCGGCGCCCTGCCGGACTCCGGATCACGGCGCTGCGGGGAGAGGTGTCTTGA
- a CDS encoding SGNH/GDSL hydrolase family protein — protein sequence MKLSRITAFSSALLLGALLALTGAASAQAAPSAAATDYVALGDSYSSGLGAGAYDSAAGDCKRTARAYPALWAAAHSPATFAFTACSGARTGDVTANQLTPLNASTDLVSITIGGNDAGFADVMTTCVLQSESTCLNRVAQARAFVDSTLPANLDRVYTAISARAPSARVVVLGYPRFYQLSGSCVAGLSERERSAINSASDYLNTATAKRAADHGFTFAGVASAFQGHEICSGSSWLHSVNLLNISESYHPTAAGQSGGYLPVFTSAA from the coding sequence ATGAAACTGTCCCGAATCACGGCATTCTCGTCCGCGTTACTCCTGGGAGCCCTGCTCGCTCTCACCGGCGCGGCCTCCGCGCAGGCCGCGCCGTCGGCCGCCGCCACCGACTACGTGGCGCTGGGCGACTCCTACTCCTCCGGACTCGGCGCCGGTGCGTACGACTCCGCCGCCGGCGACTGCAAGCGCACCGCCCGTGCGTACCCGGCCCTCTGGGCGGCCGCGCATTCACCCGCCACGTTCGCGTTCACCGCTTGCTCGGGCGCTCGTACGGGTGATGTGACCGCGAATCAGCTGACCCCCCTCAACGCCTCCACCGACCTCGTGAGCATCACCATCGGCGGCAACGACGCCGGCTTCGCGGACGTCATGACGACCTGCGTCCTCCAGTCGGAGTCCACCTGCCTCAACCGGGTCGCCCAGGCCCGTGCGTTCGTCGACAGCACGCTGCCCGCCAACCTCGACCGCGTCTACACGGCGATCTCGGCCAGAGCCCCCTCGGCGAGAGTGGTCGTGCTCGGCTACCCCCGCTTCTACCAGCTCAGCGGCTCCTGCGTCGCCGGCCTCTCCGAGAGGGAGCGCTCCGCGATCAACAGCGCCTCCGACTACCTCAACACCGCGACCGCCAAGCGGGCGGCCGACCACGGCTTCACCTTCGCCGGGGTCGCGTCGGCCTTCCAGGGGCACGAGATCTGCTCGGGCTCCTCGTGGCTCCACAGCGTCAACCTGCTCAACATCAGCGAGTCCTACCACCCGACCGCCGCCGGCCAGTCCGGCGGCTACCTGCCGGTCTTCACCTCGGCCGCGTAA
- a CDS encoding ABC transporter permease, whose amino-acid sequence MSTAAYDRAHDVTYDEGTRRPSTLAYDSAAVLGRHLRRIRRAPGVVLLTQSMPINMLLFFGYVFGSALATPGREYRAFLVPGLLAATAAGGLMTGMFQASQDAQRGVMDRFRTLPMSRAAVPLGQTAADLLTTAAGIVPLMLVGLAVGWRIEGGVPGALGAFGVLLLFRFATAWVGTYLGLVLRDEEVAGQLGAVTFVLPLLSSAYIPTEGLPGWLRTVAEWNPISAIAGAVRDLFGNAAPNADAAWPTAHPLAGSLLWSLALLAVFVPLTVRRYADSGE is encoded by the coding sequence ATGAGCACCGCCGCGTACGACCGCGCGCACGACGTCACGTACGACGAAGGAACACGCCGTCCGAGCACGCTCGCGTACGACAGCGCAGCCGTCCTCGGCCGCCACCTCCGGCGCATCAGGCGCGCGCCGGGCGTGGTGCTCCTCACCCAGAGCATGCCGATCAACATGCTGCTGTTCTTCGGTTACGTCTTCGGCAGCGCGCTCGCGACACCGGGGCGGGAGTACCGCGCCTTCCTCGTACCGGGGTTGCTGGCGGCGACGGCCGCGGGCGGCCTCATGACCGGGATGTTCCAGGCGTCCCAGGACGCGCAGCGCGGGGTCATGGACCGGTTCAGGACCCTGCCGATGAGCCGGGCCGCCGTACCGCTCGGCCAGACCGCGGCCGACCTGCTCACCACCGCCGCCGGGATCGTCCCGCTGATGCTCGTGGGGCTGGCGGTGGGCTGGCGGATCGAGGGGGGTGTACCGGGCGCGCTCGGGGCCTTCGGGGTGCTGCTGCTCTTCCGCTTCGCGACGGCGTGGGTGGGCACGTACCTCGGGCTGGTCCTCCGCGACGAGGAGGTGGCGGGGCAGTTGGGCGCGGTCACGTTCGTCCTGCCGCTGCTGTCCAGCGCGTACATCCCGACGGAGGGACTGCCGGGCTGGCTGCGGACGGTCGCGGAGTGGAATCCGATCAGCGCGATCGCGGGGGCCGTACGCGATCTCTTCGGCAACGCGGCGCCGAACGCCGACGCGGCCTGGCCGACGGCGCATCCGCTGGCCGGTTCCCTGCTCTGGTCGCTGGCGCTGCTCGCCGTGTTCGTACCGCTGACCGTACGGCGGTACGCCGACAGCGGGGAGTGA
- a CDS encoding ATP-binding cassette domain-containing protein, which yields MTTTYAVLSEGLEKRYGEVHTLRGLDLAVPEGTVCGVLGPNGAGKTTAVRVLTTLTRADAGSARVAGHDIRREPGAVRRAIGVAGQYASVDGDLSGRENLRLFARLLGVRGAAGRARADALLERFELADAADRTVRTYSGGMRRRLDLAAGLLTRPRVLFLDEPTTGLDPHSRNQIWHAVRDLADRGTTVLLTTQYLEEADRLADSIVLIDEGRAAHRGTPASLKALIGSYAEVVVAEEATGAAAEAALVAAAGVLDRLTGAEPVFDRTRRAVGAVAADPALTLPRIVRELDAAGVPVVDASLRPPTLDEAFLRLTGRTGPLAPEPAPLTLTTAPRAGRRSGKEHAV from the coding sequence ATGACAACTACGTACGCTGTACTTAGTGAAGGTCTGGAGAAGCGCTACGGCGAGGTCCACACCCTGAGAGGCCTGGATCTGGCCGTGCCCGAGGGCACGGTCTGCGGGGTGCTGGGGCCGAACGGGGCGGGGAAGACCACGGCGGTACGGGTGTTGACGACCCTCACCCGCGCCGACGCCGGAAGCGCGCGGGTCGCCGGGCACGACATCCGCCGGGAGCCGGGCGCGGTGCGCCGGGCCATCGGGGTCGCGGGCCAGTACGCCTCGGTTGACGGCGATCTGTCGGGCCGGGAGAACCTCCGGCTCTTCGCGCGGCTGCTCGGCGTCCGGGGCGCGGCCGGCCGCGCCCGCGCCGACGCACTCCTGGAGCGCTTCGAGCTGGCGGACGCGGCCGACCGGACCGTACGGACCTACTCGGGCGGCATGCGCAGACGGCTCGACCTGGCGGCCGGCCTGCTGACCCGCCCGCGCGTGCTGTTCCTGGACGAGCCGACCACCGGGCTCGACCCGCACAGCAGGAACCAGATCTGGCACGCCGTCCGCGACCTGGCGGACCGGGGCACCACGGTCCTCCTCACCACGCAGTACCTGGAGGAGGCCGACCGGCTCGCCGACAGCATCGTGCTCATCGACGAGGGCCGGGCGGCCCATCGTGGCACCCCGGCCTCGCTCAAGGCGCTCATCGGCTCGTACGCGGAGGTCGTCGTCGCCGAGGAGGCGACCGGAGCGGCGGCGGAGGCCGCGCTGGTCGCGGCGGCGGGCGTCCTCGACCGGCTGACCGGGGCCGAGCCGGTGTTCGACCGGACGCGCCGGGCCGTCGGCGCCGTGGCCGCCGACCCCGCGCTGACCCTGCCCCGGATCGTCCGCGAACTGGACGCGGCGGGCGTGCCGGTGGTCGACGCGAGCCTGCGGCCCCCGACGCTGGACGAGGCCTTCCTGCGCCTGACCGGCCGTACGGGTCCCCTCGCCCCCGAACCGGCCCCCCTCACTCTCACCACCGCCCCGCGCGCCGGGCGCAGGTCCGGGAAGGAGCACGCCGTATGA
- a CDS encoding TetR/AcrR family transcriptional regulator, with protein MAGRPAEPEVIWTRPERAGRGPRPAFSRADIAAAAVKLADEGGIAAVSMRHVAAELGCGTMSLYNYVPRKEDLYELMFDAAAGEFPLPEKPSGDWRADTAALAHRGRAMMHRHPWMSTVMSSNYGFTPNGLLYLEFSLACLDPLDLPPGEKMELISMISGVVTTFVAHELQTAERNRTLPWTAEQEQAVRMAYLGREIASGRFPRLAALMTSASEPVDLDAVFERALDRVLDSFGGPARGVRDGS; from the coding sequence ATGGCGGGGCGACCTGCTGAACCCGAAGTGATCTGGACCCGCCCCGAGCGGGCGGGACGCGGCCCCCGGCCGGCGTTCAGCCGCGCCGACATCGCGGCGGCGGCGGTGAAACTCGCCGACGAGGGCGGCATCGCGGCCGTCTCCATGCGCCATGTGGCGGCCGAGCTGGGCTGCGGCACGATGTCGCTCTACAACTACGTGCCGCGCAAGGAGGATTTGTACGAGCTGATGTTCGACGCGGCGGCGGGGGAGTTCCCGCTGCCGGAGAAACCCTCCGGCGACTGGCGGGCCGACACGGCGGCGCTCGCGCACCGGGGGCGCGCGATGATGCACCGCCATCCCTGGATGTCGACCGTGATGTCGTCGAACTACGGCTTCACCCCGAACGGGCTGCTGTACCTCGAATTCAGCCTGGCCTGCCTCGATCCGCTCGACCTGCCGCCCGGCGAGAAGATGGAGCTGATCTCGATGATCAGCGGGGTGGTCACCACCTTTGTCGCCCACGAACTCCAGACGGCGGAGCGCAACCGCACACTGCCGTGGACGGCGGAACAGGAACAGGCCGTCCGCATGGCCTACTTGGGCCGCGAGATCGCCTCCGGCCGCTTCCCGCGCCTGGCGGCACTGATGACGTCCGCGTCCGAACCGGTGGACCTGGACGCGGTGTTCGAACGGGCGCTGGACCGGGTCCTGGATTCGTTCGGCGGGCCGGCGCGCGGGGTACGGGACGGCTCATGA
- a CDS encoding type ISP restriction/modification enzyme, producing the protein MASTRAGGDGGRVPSDAPLLSDLMPWSTAPLRLGRSWVLAPDAASLTARWDRLVRAEGAEREALFGPTRARTPYSAVPALPGQVAGTGRFVREPGRRPEPLRVLHGPFDEQWLIPDHRLIDAARPELWRVADAHQVFAVEQGYVPGAAGPALLVSALLPDGTSPAGRPGRIRPLYRRPGGLEPNVTPGLTALLSARHGREAAPEEVLAWAVAAAVPSPRGPVVPLAADPGVWSAGVELGRLMTGIQLRGAHGGVRHRLPGGRRPYVRATVPDRPESLAYDPAEEALSLGTGRIAPVPAGAWDFMIGGVRILELWFERRAGLPEGTEPGTLAAIRPPGWRREWTSELLDLITVLALLAELEPRRERLLTAPTLTRDELYAAGVLPVPAASRRPASVLDHHEEGPEGQFALI; encoded by the coding sequence ATGGCATCGACACGGGCCGGCGGGGACGGCGGCCGCGTGCCGTCGGACGCGCCCCTGCTGAGCGACCTCATGCCGTGGTCCACGGCCCCGCTGCGGCTCGGCAGGTCCTGGGTCCTCGCCCCGGACGCGGCCTCGCTCACCGCCCGCTGGGACCGGCTCGTACGGGCCGAAGGGGCCGAGCGGGAGGCCCTGTTCGGGCCGACCCGGGCCCGTACCCCGTACAGCGCCGTCCCCGCGCTGCCCGGACAGGTCGCGGGCACCGGCCGGTTCGTACGGGAGCCGGGGCGCCGCCCCGAGCCGCTGCGGGTGCTCCACGGCCCGTTCGACGAGCAGTGGCTGATCCCCGACCACCGGCTGATCGACGCGGCGCGCCCCGAGTTGTGGCGGGTCGCCGACGCCCACCAGGTCTTCGCCGTGGAGCAGGGGTACGTCCCCGGGGCGGCCGGTCCCGCGCTGCTGGTCAGCGCCCTGCTCCCGGACGGCACGTCGCCCGCCGGGCGCCCCGGCCGGATCCGCCCGCTCTACCGCAGGCCCGGCGGCCTGGAGCCCAACGTGACTCCGGGCCTGACGGCCCTGCTGAGCGCGCGCCACGGCCGGGAGGCCGCCCCGGAAGAGGTGCTGGCCTGGGCGGTCGCGGCGGCCGTCCCCTCGCCGCGCGGACCGGTGGTGCCGCTCGCCGCCGACCCCGGCGTGTGGTCCGCCGGGGTGGAGCTGGGGCGGCTGATGACCGGGATCCAGCTGCGCGGCGCGCACGGCGGCGTACGGCACCGGCTGCCCGGCGGCCGCCGGCCCTACGTACGCGCCACGGTTCCCGACCGACCCGAGTCCCTCGCGTACGACCCCGCGGAGGAGGCGCTGTCGCTCGGTACGGGCCGCATCGCGCCGGTGCCCGCCGGGGCCTGGGACTTCATGATCGGGGGCGTACGGATCCTGGAGTTGTGGTTCGAGCGGCGTGCCGGGCTCCCCGAAGGAACCGAGCCCGGCACACTGGCGGCGATCCGGCCGCCGGGCTGGCGGCGGGAGTGGACCTCGGAGCTGCTCGACCTGATCACCGTACTGGCGCTCCTGGCCGAACTGGAGCCGCGCCGGGAGCGGTTGCTCACCGCGCCGACGCTCACGCGCGACGAGCTGTACGCGGCCGGCGTCCTGCCGGTCCCTGCGGCGTCCCGCCGCCCCGCGTCCGTACTGGACCACCATGAAGAGGGCCCCGAGGGCCAGTTCGCCCTGATCTAG
- a CDS encoding GntR family transcriptional regulator: MTAFAPDSLVLNRKLPLWYQVSQSLRASILGRRPDDPLRLPTEEQLAGHYGVSVLTMRQALKELEEEGLISRHRRRGTFIEPGARRGAPRRLLGSIDAIVAQQSGELTTVLGHGTTPVPGELAEFFPELDEVMTYRRLRRDAESGEPVNWAENAVRPDVAAGIDVGDLASRPMTKVLRDMPGVRISRVTDTVEARLADPATAELLRVPLLSPILHYTGVSYDERGRVVDVARIRYRGDRFAFSVTVETDG, encoded by the coding sequence GTGACCGCCTTCGCCCCCGACTCGCTGGTCCTGAACCGGAAGCTGCCGCTCTGGTACCAGGTCTCGCAGTCGCTGCGCGCCTCCATACTCGGCCGCCGCCCCGACGACCCGCTGCGGCTGCCCACGGAGGAGCAGCTCGCCGGTCACTACGGCGTCAGTGTGCTGACAATGCGTCAGGCCCTCAAGGAGTTGGAGGAGGAGGGTCTGATCAGCCGGCACCGGCGGCGCGGCACCTTCATCGAGCCGGGCGCGCGGCGGGGCGCGCCGCGCAGGCTGCTCGGTTCGATCGATGCCATCGTGGCGCAGCAGTCGGGCGAGCTGACGACGGTGCTCGGCCACGGGACCACTCCGGTGCCGGGTGAACTCGCCGAGTTCTTCCCGGAGTTGGACGAGGTGATGACGTACAGGCGGCTGCGCCGCGACGCGGAGAGCGGTGAGCCGGTCAACTGGGCGGAGAACGCGGTCCGTCCGGACGTCGCGGCCGGTATCGACGTCGGGGATCTGGCGAGCCGGCCGATGACGAAGGTCCTGCGGGACATGCCGGGGGTACGGATCAGCCGGGTCACCGACACGGTGGAGGCGCGGCTCGCCGACCCGGCGACGGCGGAGCTGCTGCGGGTGCCGCTGCTCAGCCCGATCCTGCACTACACAGGGGTGTCGTACGACGAGCGGGGCCGGGTGGTCGACGTGGCCCGGATCCGTTACCGGGGCGACCGGTTCGCGTTCTCGGTGACGGTGGAGACGGACGGGTAG
- the hmgA gene encoding homogentisate 1,2-dioxygenase: MSGSGQGSGHSIEQARKTAEDLAHSPGFGNEHSSEAVPGALPHGRNAPQRAPLGLYAEQLSGSAFTEPRAHNKRSWLYRIRPSAAHPPFRRTSNGGLRGAPFTETVPDPNRLRWDPLPDPAPGTDFLAGLWTLGGNGDATQRTGMAIHLYAANAPMTDRVFGDADGELLIVPEHGGLLIRTELGLLAARPGEVALVPRGVRFRVELLDETARGYVCENYGRPFTLPDLGPIGANGLANARDFLAPVAAYEDVERPVEVVNKFCGNLWSATYDHSPLDVVAWHGNHVPYVYDLRRFNVLGSISYDHPDPSIFTVLTSPSDTPGLAGVDFVVFAPRWLVGEDTFRPPYFHRNVMSEYMGLIEGAYDAKTAGKGGFVPGGGSLHNMMSAHGPDRETFDRASAAELRPQRIDDGLAFMFETRWPVTATAQAAGADHLQPGYDRVWEGLERHFRP, from the coding sequence ATGAGCGGCAGCGGGCAAGGCAGCGGGCACAGCATCGAGCAGGCCAGGAAGACGGCCGAGGATCTGGCCCACTCCCCCGGCTTCGGCAACGAGCACAGCTCCGAGGCGGTGCCGGGCGCGCTCCCGCACGGACGCAACGCCCCGCAGCGCGCCCCGCTCGGGCTGTACGCGGAGCAGCTGAGCGGCAGCGCCTTCACCGAGCCGCGTGCCCACAACAAGCGCTCCTGGCTCTACCGCATCCGCCCCTCGGCCGCCCACCCGCCGTTCCGGCGGACGAGCAACGGCGGGCTGCGCGGCGCGCCCTTCACCGAGACCGTTCCCGATCCCAACCGGCTGCGCTGGGACCCGCTGCCCGACCCGGCGCCCGGTACGGACTTCCTCGCCGGTCTCTGGACGCTGGGCGGCAACGGCGACGCAACACAGCGCACGGGTATGGCGATTCACCTCTACGCCGCCAACGCGCCCATGACCGACCGGGTGTTCGGCGACGCCGACGGCGAGCTGCTGATCGTCCCCGAGCACGGCGGACTGCTGATCCGTACCGAACTGGGCCTGCTCGCCGCCCGTCCCGGCGAGGTCGCCCTCGTCCCGCGCGGGGTCCGCTTCCGGGTCGAGCTGCTCGACGAGACGGCGCGCGGGTACGTCTGCGAGAACTACGGCCGGCCGTTCACGCTGCCCGACCTCGGCCCGATCGGCGCCAACGGCCTCGCCAACGCACGGGACTTCCTCGCGCCGGTGGCCGCGTACGAGGATGTCGAACGGCCGGTGGAGGTGGTCAACAAGTTCTGCGGGAATCTCTGGTCCGCGACGTACGACCACTCGCCGCTCGACGTGGTGGCCTGGCACGGCAACCACGTGCCGTACGTGTACGACCTGCGGCGCTTCAACGTCCTCGGGTCCATCAGCTACGACCACCCCGACCCGTCGATCTTCACGGTGCTCACCTCGCCGTCGGACACCCCGGGGCTGGCGGGCGTCGACTTCGTGGTGTTCGCGCCGCGCTGGCTGGTCGGCGAGGACACGTTCCGGCCGCCGTACTTCCACCGCAACGTGATGAGCGAGTACATGGGCCTGATCGAGGGCGCGTACGACGCGAAGACGGCCGGCAAGGGCGGGTTCGTGCCCGGCGGCGGGTCCCTGCACAACATGATGTCGGCGCACGGGCCCGACCGCGAGACGTTCGACCGGGCGAGCGCGGCCGAGCTGCGGCCGCAGCGGATCGACGACGGGCTGGCCTTCATGTTCGAGACCCGCTGGCCGGTGACGGCCACCGCCCAGGCGGCCGGGGCCGACCACCTCCAGCCCGGTTACGACCGGGTGTGGGAGGGTCTTGAGCGCCACTTCAGGCCTTGA
- a CDS encoding TetR/AcrR family transcriptional regulator: MEYVPHDRTNANRAPESAGGGSVGAGGRLRRAPVQRRSAERLTRILDTCAALLDEAGYEQLTTRAVASRAGVPIGSVYRFFDNKRALVDALAQRNLDRYAERVTDRFAALESGDWRGAVDVVLDEYLTMKRTVPGFGSVDFGADLGPAAGVRGAAARNANQQVAGRLTVLLAGHLGRGPDASLHRTVLVAVEAADALLQLAFRTDGAGDPGIVAETRTLLRAYLAGALD; encoded by the coding sequence ATGGAGTACGTGCCCCACGACCGTACGAACGCGAACCGCGCCCCGGAGAGCGCGGGCGGCGGGAGTGTGGGCGCGGGCGGCAGGCTGCGCAGGGCGCCCGTGCAGCGGCGCAGCGCGGAGCGGCTCACCCGGATCCTCGACACCTGCGCGGCCCTCCTCGACGAAGCGGGCTACGAACAGCTCACGACCCGCGCCGTGGCTTCCCGCGCGGGCGTCCCCATAGGCTCCGTCTACCGGTTCTTCGACAACAAGCGCGCCCTGGTCGACGCCCTCGCACAACGTAACCTGGACCGCTACGCCGAGCGGGTCACCGACCGGTTCGCCGCCCTGGAGTCCGGGGACTGGCGGGGCGCGGTCGACGTGGTGCTGGACGAGTACCTCACCATGAAACGTACGGTGCCGGGCTTCGGTTCCGTCGACTTCGGCGCCGACCTGGGACCGGCCGCGGGGGTCCGGGGGGCGGCCGCCAGGAACGCGAACCAGCAGGTCGCGGGCCGGCTCACCGTCCTGCTCGCGGGCCACCTCGGCCGCGGCCCCGACGCGTCCCTGCACCGCACGGTCCTGGTGGCGGTGGAGGCGGCGGACGCCCTGCTCCAGCTGGCGTTCCGCACGGATGGGGCGGGGGACCCCGGAATAGTCGCGGAGACGCGGACGCTCCTCCGTGCGTATCTCGCTGGGGCGCTCGATTGA